Proteins encoded by one window of Mycteria americana isolate JAX WOST 10 ecotype Jacksonville Zoo and Gardens chromosome 26, USCA_MyAme_1.0, whole genome shotgun sequence:
- the RDH5 gene encoding retinol dehydrogenase 5, with translation MWLYLLLAALAWALGWLVRDRQSLPSVKDKHVFITGCDSGFGNLLARRLACRGYRVLAACLTQKGADSLQRSCSGHLRTTLLDVTRSDSIRRAVEWVRAEVGEKGLFGLVNNAGVANPIGPTEWMGMEDYRQVMAVNAFGAIEVTLQFLPLLKRARGRVVNTSSVLGRLSANGGGYCISKYCIEAFSDSLRRDMYHFGVKVSVVEPGFFKTAVTNLESIEASLRRLWDRLAPETRLSYGEDFFHKYLKVQRLIMNVICDADLSKVTRCMEHALGARHPRTRYSAGWDAKLLWLPASYLPACLVDFALATILPKPAHRAR, from the exons ATGTGGCTGTACCTCTTACTGGCGGCACTGGCCTGGGCGCTGGGCTGGCTGGTGCGGGACCGCCAGAGCCTGCCCTCCGTCAAGGACAAGCACGTCTTTATCACCGGCTGCGACAGCGGCTTCGGCAACCTGCTGGCACGGCGGCTGGCCTGCCGGGGCTACCGGGTGCTGGCCGCCTGCCTGACCCAGAAAGGGGCCGACAGCCTCCAGCGGAGCTGCTCCGGCCACCTCCGCACCACCCTGCTCGACGTCACCCGCTCCGACAGCATCCGCCGGGCCGTCGAGTGGGTGCGGGCAGAGGTGGGCGAGAAAG GGCTCTTCGGGCTGGTGAACAACGCGGGGGTGGCCAACCCCATCGGCCCCACGGAGTGGATGGGGATGGAGGACTACCGCCAGGTCATGGCCGTCAACGCCTTCGGGGCCATCGAGGTGACGCTCCAGTTCCTGCCCCTGCTGaagcgggcgcggggccgggtgGTGAACACCTCCAGCGTGCTGGGCCGCCTCTCCGCCAACGGCGGCGGCTACTGCATCTCCAAGTACTGCATCGAGGCCTTCTCCGACAGCCTGCG GCGCGACATGTACCACTTCGGGGTGAAGGTCAGCGTCGTGGAGCCCGGCTTCTTCAAGACAGCGGTGACCAACCTGGAGAGCATCGAGGCGTCCCTGCGCCGGCTCTGGGACCGCCTGGCGCCCGAGACGCGGCTCAGCTACGGCGAGGATTTCTTCCATAAGT ACCTCAAGGTGCAGCGGCTCATCATGAACGTCATCTGCGACGCGGACCTCAGCAAGGTGACCCGCTGCATGGAGCACGCGCTGGGCGCCCGGCACCCACGCACCCGCTACAGCGCCGGCTGGGACGCCAAGCTGCTCTGGCTGCCCGCCTCCTACCTGCCCGCCTGCCTCGTCGACTTCGCCCTGGCCACCATCCTGCCCAAGCCGGCCCACCGTGCCCGCTAG